In Fusarium oxysporum f. sp. lycopersici 4287 chromosome 11, whole genome shotgun sequence, the following are encoded in one genomic region:
- a CDS encoding oxidoreductase, which translates to MADRYVTIHESPNGPGDSRPTAIQIIKDEGLEGKLSDQTVFITGCSAGIGIETAKALHLTGATLYLTARDLEKAKSALGDLAEDERVHLLELDLESLESVRSCAAKFLSESPKLNILICNAGVMCTPEGRTKEGFETQFGTNHLAHFLLLQLLQPALAKGATSDRASRVIMLSSLAHRFGEVDFDNVNMEGCYDPNKAYSQSKTANLWTANEIERRYASEGIHAWSVQPGGVLTDLGRHLSEEQKSGLAVDPYLKTIWKLPDQGAATSVWAAVAQALEGQGGKYLEDCQIVGKWDPSTPLYARGYGEHACDTEKAARLWNKSLEWVGL; encoded by the coding sequence ATGGCCGATCGCTACGTCACCATTCACGAGTCCCCCAACGGGCCAGGAGACTCACGACCAACAGCaatccagatcatcaaggatGAAGGCCTGGAAGGAAAACTGAGCGACCAAACCGTCTTCATCACCGGCTGTTCTGCGGGCATCGGCATTGAGACCGCGAAAGCGCTGCATCTCACTGGCGCAACTCTATATCTAACGGCTCGAGACCTCGAAAAGGCAAAGTCAGCGTTAGGTgatcttgctgaagatgagcGTGTTCATCTTCTAGAACTTGATCTGGAGTCGCTCGAGAGTGTTCGATCATGCGCTGCCAAGTTCTTATCCGAGAGTCCGAAACTCAATATCCTCATCTGTAACGCTGGGGTCATGTGTACACCAGAAGGACGTACGAAAGAGGGCTTCGAAACACAATTCGGGACAAATCATCTTGCTCATTTCCTTTTGTTACAACTCCTTCAACCCGCCCTGGCCAAAGGTGCTACCTCTGATCGTGCATCGCGAGTCATCATGCTGAGCTCACTTGCCCATCGTTTCGGCGAAGTGGACTTTGACAACGTCAACATGGAGGGCTGCTACGATCCCAACAAGGCGTATTCTCAAAGCAAGACTGCCAACCTCTGGACAGCTAACGAGATTGAACGGAGATATGCCAGTGAGGGTATCCATGCGTGGAGTGTCCAGCCAGGTGGTGTCCTCACAGATCTGGGCAGACATTTATCTGAGGAACAAAAGAGCGGCCTCGCAGTGGATCCATATCTCAAGACAATTTGGAAGCTTCCCGATCAAGGTGCTGCTACAAGTGTTTGGGCAGCTGTCGCTCAGGCTTTGGAAGGTCAAGGTGGGAAGTACCTCGAGGACTGTCAAATCGTCGGGAAGTGGGATCCTTCCACTCCGCTTTATGCAAGAGGATACGGGGAGCATGCATGCGATACTGAAAAGGCGGCAAGATTATGGAATAAGTCTCTGGAGTGGGTAGGCTTGTAG